One segment of Setaria viridis chromosome 4, Setaria_viridis_v4.0, whole genome shotgun sequence DNA contains the following:
- the LOC140222587 gene encoding uncharacterized protein, with product MLEWYRKKDPKAALVTGENAPRNNQMSSPMVQKDLARACAEETITLFSLFSCRFVNDKGSVIERFLGIEHVADTTSTSLKEALDTMLRRYGLSISKIRGQGYDGASNMRGQFHGLQRLVLNENPYAFYIHCFAHQLQLVVVSVAKCCGSTFDFFNYVTSIVNVVSASCKRKDQLLQSHHDKLVEQLDSSAIFSGRGKNQETSLARPGDTRWGTHHKTLARLMIMWSSVLEVLENISEDGTDGEKKTTASGLIQRMESFEFVFILHLMIRVLGMTQDLSQCLQKKNQNIVRAIGLIGSVMRNMNEMRENGWDALFEEVKEFCLLNNIEIPNMEDMIPVRGRSRCRGAKLVSYYHHFHHGIFNVVIDQVYCELNNRFPERSTQLLRCVACLDPRDSFANFEVQKLVELAKIYKDDFCDYDCIKLAGDLPIFIDEVRNDDNFDTCIDLGNLAEKMVQTGRDTIFPLVYRLIELALILPVATATVERAFSAMNIIKTERRNKMNDDWLNNSMMCYIERDLFASIEDEKILKRFQGLRNRKMNLPRTSGSGVNS from the exons ATGCTCGAATGGTACAGAAAGAAGGATCCTAAGGCTGCACTTGTGACTGGTGAAAATGCTCCAAGGAATAATCAAATGAGTAGTCCAATGGTTCAGAAAGATTTGGCTAGGGCTTGTGCAGAGGAGACAA taacactattttctcttttctcttgtagGTTTGTCAATGATAAAGGAAGTGTGATTGAGAGGTTTCTTGGCATTGAACATGTAGCTGACACCACATCAACTTCACTAAAAGAAGCATTGGATACTATGCTTAGAAGATATGGTCTATCTATTTCCAAGATTAGAGGGCAAGGATATGATGGAGCTTCAAATATGAGAGGACAATTTCATGGGTTACAAAGACTGGTATTGAACGAAAACCCATATGCCTTTTACATCCATTGTTTTGCTCATCAATTGCAGCTTGTCGTAGTTTCTGTAGCCAAGTGTTGTGGCtcaacttttgatttcttcaattatGTCACTTCAATCGTCAATGTTGTTAGTGCTTCTTGCAAGAGGAAAGATCAACTCCTTCAAAGTCATCATGATAAGCTTGTTGAGCAGTTAGATAGTAGTGCTATTTTTTCTGGGAGAGGGAAAAACCAAGAAACTAGTCTTGCTAGGCCTGGTGATACACGGTGGGGTACACATCACAAAACATTGGCACGTCTTATGATCATGTGGTCCTCTGTACTGGAGGTATTGGAGAATATTAGTGAAGATGGAACTgatggggaaaaaaaaactacagccTCTGGATTGATTCAAAGAATGGAGTCATTTGAATTTGTGTTCATATTACATCTTATGATTAGAGTACTGGGGATGACTCAAGACTTGTCACAatgtttgcaaaagaaaaatcaaaacattgtTCGTGCAATAGGATTGATTGGCtctgtgatgagaaatatgaatgaaatgagggAAAATGGTTGGGATGCTCTTTTTGAAGAAGTAAAGGAGTTTTGCCTCCTCAACAACATAGAAATTCCTAATATGGAAGATATGATACCAGTTAGAGGTCGTTCGAGATGTCGTGGTGCTAAACTAGTGAGTTACtaccatcattttcatcatggaattttcaatgttgtgattgatcaagtttattgtgAGTTAAACAATCGATTTCCAGAAAGATCAACTCAACTCTTGAGATGCGTTGCTTGTCTTGATCCGAGGGATTCTTTTGCCAACTTTGAAGTACAGAAGTTAGTTGAGCTTGCTAAGATTTATAAAGATGACTTCTGTGATTATGACTGCATAAAGCTTGCGGGTGACCTTCCTATATTCATTGATGAAGTTAGAAATGATGATAATTTTGAcacttgtattgatcttggtaaCCTTGCTGAGAAGATGGTTCAGACTGGAAGAGATACAATTTTTCCTTTGGTGTATCGTCTCattgaacttgcattgattttgccggtggcaacagcaacagttgaaagagccttctctgctatgaatattatcaagactgaacgaagaaataaaatgaatgatgattggTTGAATAATAGCATGATGTGCTATATTGAGCGAGATTTGTTTGCGTCGATTGaagatgaaaaaattctaaagcgCTT